The sequence TAAATGAATAATACTTCACTAATTTTTTTGTTGATATTAGTTATATTATTGAAGTTTTGTGCTTTGTTCaacataaatattaaattattttatttgattgaTTTGTCCTAAAAGACGAATAACCCGAACTGAAACTCAGTAGAGATCAAGTCAAAGTTTGAAGTAATACGATACCTGCAACCTTCAAATCCTGGATACGCCTCCGATCACAAATATTACATAACACAcattttatgaataaaattcgATTTCACAATAAAACTACTACCAAATTGGATGAAAAGTATACagttaggggtgttcataaaaacccaaaaaagcAAACCAAATCGACCAAAAAACCCGATATTTTTAGgcttggtttgattttgattttaaattttaaaaatcgatcaaatttggtttgattttaataaaaatataaccgaaaaaaataaaccaaactGACTATAGAAGTAGCctttaaacacacacacacacacacacacacacatataatatataatgtttctaaaattttatggcacatattagtcgtttgtatttagtctagttctttgctattataataatctaattgtttgcatttacattctagtttgattgatagttttcttttgctacgtacaaaaaattattatgttaaaaataattaatttttaattaagtacttaaattattcatcactatttgattcaattatcaccaatatattttggtaaatgatagatttctaaAAGAGCAATTAGTTTAATAGTGTTACATTGAAAATGTAGTCGCCAGAATATGTATTTGGTAGTGTATgcctcatatttaagaaaaaacccgataaataacccaaaaaactaaaaaaatctaCAAAACCGAATCAATAAAAAACCAACTTAatttgtttggtttggtttggttccgaTCCGACTTATTTGTAGGGAtgtcaatggatattcgaaaaccgaCTAAATCGACCGAACCGCACcgcaccgaaccgatttttaccgtaggtttttatataaatttataaccgcaccgataattagggtagttttttattttataaaagtaaatcgaaaaaataccgaaccgtaccgaataaattttacatgtgaaaaatatatttatctagtaagtataaaaataataatgcattaaatttttctttgggccttggaattatgaaaacttttataagtcaacaagtaattaaactcaaaatactaatttctaaaacctattatgctacttctatttaaactaagttatttcaagtatttttattagcaagacacaaagtattatAGCGATTACGAGTAGCAATCTACAATGTTTTGAATATGCTTCCTTTcatatcatctttcatttttttaattcatcaccctttaaatagtaaaaatatctaAAGAGTtgtgctaagtcctataaaagaatgTATGTTATTGCATTTTACTTCTATTGatgaattttacatgatattttaaaaaataccgaaaattaaccgaaccgtactgataccgaagagaaaccgacatgattgatATGGTTTCGAAAAGTTTAATTttagttatacataatagaataactgaaaaattggtatgatacaaattttataaaataaccggccgaaccgaactATTGACACCCCTACTTATTTGGTTTGATATCTTTTTAGAGAAAAACGAATCCAAATCGAATCATTAACACCCTACAGTTATCCAAGCCCTCGAAAAAAATTTACTTCCCGATTTTAACTCAATTCCAATCGAGATTCCAGGAAAATTTAAATAGAAATTGAATATTTTAGGTCTTAATTAATTGCCATGTCGCCATTCAAAGGACGCATCGGGGCATGTGTAATAGTCAAAAAGCAGTTGTATATGTGAGTTACTTAAATGAATGACAcccattctttctttcttttctttttttgttaaagaaagaacaaaaattgCATAATTATAATGCTACCTACTGATAAGTGAATGTCCCCTTTTCCCTGTAAAAATCAACTGTTGTCATAATTTCATTTGTTATTGAGGAGATTGCACATTTACTGTAATTGTGAGTACTTCCTTAATTTGCAACACATTTTGGCTAAAATTGTCAAATTATGCATATTTGTAACACATAATATTACGACTAGTAATTAATTATTGAAATTGGCTTCTTGGGGAAAAAAATAATATTGGAAGGAGCATTAAATAAAAAGGTGTTGTTGAATGTTGATCTAGGAATTtattaaattttgtttttattttcaccTATTAAATTTGGTTTAAATGCACagcaactttgaaataaatctcAAACATAAAGTCTCACTCACGAACCAGTAGATTTATCCAATCCAAtcgaaaaagtaaaagaaagctCCTTATCCAATCTAAAACAAAAAGTCTTAGGCGGGAAAGCCAAgtaaattcaaatttcaaatcctTCCTTATCGTTCCCTTAAATTCCAACAGTacccaaaattcaaaaactaaagaAGGAAAACTGAATGCCCATGTTCAATTCGTGACAATTTCTCAATCTCAGGTATGTTTTGCCTTCcaatttttgctctttttttctttgaatttcgTTGTTTCTCTTCCAATTTTTTGCCTTCTTATTGACTAATGAATAAATagcagagatggattttgataaTATGAAAAGGAAGGAACTACAAGCCCTATGCAAGAAACATGGAATTCCTGCAAATTTAACTAACTTGGAAATGGCCAACAAACTTTCTTCAATTATTAAGGTAATGAgtatttctttttcgttttttgagttaaaatagaaattttgaGTTGTTGGTTAAATTTTTGTTATTATGGTATGGGCAGGTAAATGATGAAAAGCCCTTAACTCAAGGGCGGTCATGTTTAAAGGTTTTCGATGAGGCTGTGAATGATAGAGAGTCTGATGTTGTAAATAGGACACTAAAGAAAGTGAAGTTTAGTCCCGAGAATGAAATTTTCGAGTTCACAAAATTGGTTGAAGTGAAAAGTAGAGGGAGGAGGAAGTCAATGTTGCACAATAACAGCGTGAGTGTTAGGAGTGATGGTGTAAAGATAGGCATTTTGGATAGTCCAGTTAGGGTTACGAGGTCGCGGGGTATGAATTTGGAAGATGGTGTTAGTGAGAAAAAGGGAAGGACAAGGCGTACAAAAGATAACGTACTTTTAGTGAATGAGAGTGAGGATGAAGTTGGAATGACCAAGAGACGATCTTTGAGGAACAAAGAAGTAGTATCAGCACAGGAAAGAAGGGAGGAAAATGAGGGTGTGAATGAAGGTTTAAGGACGAGTAGAAGAGTTAAAGGTGAGATAAATGCTAACAAGAGTGCAGAAGAATTGGATAAAAGGACGAGTGAAAAAGAAATTGATAGGGCAGAGAAGAGGGACAAGAAAGTCACGTTCGCTAGTGATGATCAGATAATGGAGTGCATGAAAGCTGAAACGAAAGCCAAGGAGATGAAAAGAGGAGGGAGAAGGAAATCGATTGCTCATACTCAGACCTCGCATGTCCAAAATGAGGTAGATGCTAAAGTAAGGGACGAGGTTTTGGAGAAGCCAGCAGAACGGATAACAAGGTCTCAGAACTTGAAATCAGTTGAGGATTATGTGAGTAACAAAAGGAACCAAACGAGGGGTAACGAAGTTACTGAGAGAAATGTAAAACTGCTTTGTACAGAATTTGTTGAATCTTCAGTTGAAGCTGCCAACAATGAAGTTAAAGTAACCACAAGAAGGTCTCAGCAGAATAAAGTGGTGGAGGAGGCATCCCAAACGGCTTTGAAGAGGTCAAAAAGGCAAGCTACTAAGACGGAGGGTGCAAGATTCACAGTTGAAGCTGCCAATGATGAAGTTAAAGCAACCACAAGAAGGTCTCAGCAGAATAGGGTGGTGGAGGAGGCACCTCAAATGGCTTTGACGAGGTCAAAAAGGCTACATAATAAGGTGGAGGGTGCAAGGTTGACTGATGATATTTCTAAAGATAAGATGGTTACTAGGGACAGGACTAGAAATCAGTCTAACTTGGTTGTAGAAGCTTCGACATCAGAAGTGGTTCCTCAACTTGATGAACAGGTAGAAGTTCCTCTTAGAAGAAGCGATAGGCGCAAATCTGTTTTTCCTTTGGAGAAATTGAGAAGTGATGAGGCTGTGGCTGTAAAGGAGAAAAGAAACTTAAACGTTAAGGATGACGAGATGGAGAATAAAGGTAAAAAAGACGAACCCCTGAGGGCATTGAAGCGGTCAAAAAGGCTTGCTACACAAGTGGAAGACTCAGTATTGGCGAAAGATGATATTGCTGAAAATAAAGTGGTTGATAGAGGCATGACAGCAAGAAACCAATCTAACTTGAAAAGAAACGTTTCTTCAGTGGAGACTCGGTGTAAAACGGACAGGCCAACTGATTCTCAAGGGACAGTTGAAGTGGGTATCACACTTGAAGAACCGGGAGAAGCTCCTGTCAAAAGAAGTAATCGACGCAAATCTGTTGTTTCTTCTTTGGAGAAATTAAGAACTGATGAAGTTGCAGCTGCAAAGGACAAAAGAAATTTAGATGCTAATGATGACAACGTAAGGGTTAAAAGTACAAAAGATGAACCCCAGAAGGCATTGAAGAGATCAAAAGGGCTTGCGCAACAAGTCGAAGATTCTGTACCGGCTAAAGATGATATTGCtgaaaataaagtagaagagagGAGACGCTCTGGAAGGAGTGCTGCTAAAGCCCATGTAGACACCAAGATATTGGACGGTTCAGTGCAAGAAGAAATTGCAGTGGTAAAAGAAGAGAGGAGACGTTCTGAAAGGAGTGCTTCTAAAGCCTATGTAGACACCAAGATATTGGACAGTTCAGTGCAAGAAGAAGTTGCAGTggtaaaagaagagaagagacgTTCTGAAAGGAGTGCAGCTAAAGACAGTCTAGTCACCAAGATATTGGACAGTTCAGTGCAAGAAGAAATTGCTGTGGTAAAAGAAGAGAGGAGACGTTCTGAAAGGAGTGCTGCTAAAGCCAATGTAGTCACCGAGACATTGGATAGTTCAGCGCAGAAAGAAAAACCCGTGGTAAAAGAAGAGAGGAGATGTTCTGGAAGGACTGCTGCTAGTCTCACTCTTGTAACAGTTTCAGATGAAAAGAAGGAAAGTGGTGAGAATAAACTGACAAAGAGAAACTGCACCCCTGTTCCAGAAAAAAGATCTACCAAGAACAAGTTCGCCCTGCTAGATTTAGATTCTCTGAAACAGTCCACAAGTAGAGCAAAAACAAATGTGGAGGCAGCAGCAGTTGATGAAAAGACTATTACTGCTGGAAAGAAGCAGCAGGGTCAACAAAAAAGATCAAATTTGGAAGTAGAAGCTCCTACATCTGAGGACATGGAAATAGTCAGAGAGTCAGACAGTAAAGAGTGTGATATCTCAGGGTCAGAAGGTGCTACGAGCTTCTTAAAATCAGGATTGAATGAGCTTGAAGCTGTTAAAAATGATGTTAATATGGTTTTCGCTGGAAGCAAGGATGAAGCAGTTGCTGACTCGAACACACTAGCTGAAAATCTGAAGGAGAAAGGACCACTTGTAGATGCAAATGCTTCTCCGTCTGAAAATAACTCCACATTTAAATGCCCTCCATTCAGCGATCCATTCAGCTCCAATGGTAGTGTATCTGAACCTTAGTTAATATTATGCATTTTCTTGTGAAGAATGCTAATTCATTCTTTTGTGTTTTGCAGCTAGACCCGATGAGAAAGTAGTTGATGAACTTTTGCAGTCTGACCATGAAGCGCCTCCAAGCAAAGGCCTATGTCCTAGTTCTGTTTTGGCTGATGATGCAATTCCAAAGGACATAACTTCTGACAAGCAGGAGCATGGTGCAATTGCAGCAGATGATGCAGAAGAATTTGATACTGAATTATCTAATGAAGTTATTGATAACTCTTCACTACACCATAGTGATAACATGGAAGAGAACCTTGAGTCTGGCCTTAAAGAACAATCAGAGACTGGATGTATTGTTGATGAAGGAGTAACTTATGGTGAACAGGAGCCTGCAAGCAATTTGGCTGATGATGCAGTTCCAAATGATTCAACTCTTGACAAAAAGGAGCATGGTGCAATTGCAGCGGATAATGCAGATGAATTTGGCACAGGATTATCTAATGAAGTTCTTGATAACTATTCACTAAACCAGAGTGATAATATGGAGGACAACCTTGAGTCTGGTTTCAAAAAACAATCAGAGACTGGATTTATTGTTACTGAAGGAATAGCTTCTGGTGAACAGGAGCTAACTGTAACGAACTATGCCAGAGAGTTTGATGCGGGGTTGTCTAGTAATGTCTCATTGGCCAGTGTAGGTGCTTTCAATCTGAGCAATGAGATGGAAGTTAAAAATTCTGAATCTGGTCCTCCCATGGAAAAAGCAGAAACTGGATTTATTGCTAAATGTGATGGAGATGCACCTACCTTCACAACTCAAGGTGAATTACATGCAGAAGGATTTGCAAAGTTGGAGGAGGCTACTAAGGAATTCTTGCCAATATCTCAACCTGATAATGATGGTATGCTTTGTTAATGTTTGGTTATGAATGTTTCTACCTATTCTTTGCATTTCACTAGCTGTTGACTCAACGTTTGAATGTAGCAGCAGGCCTTTCTAGTGCCGTCACTTTTGAGAAATCTTGTGATCATGGAAAGCAATCAACGTTCAGGCCCAGGAACAGTCTTGATTGTGGTATCCAAACTTCTTCGGAGCTAGCTAAATATAATGAAGGTGAGTACTTGGATGATCAGGAAAACGAACTGGATGAGGGTGTGAGATCCATAGAGTTCGAGGCTACTGAAGGACAAGAAGAGATTATTGATGATGAGCAGCTCAGAAACAGCAATGACAATGAAGACGGGTACTTGGAAGATCAGGAAAATGGACCTGATGAGGGTGCGAGATCCATAGAGTTCGAGGCTACTGAAGGACAAGAAGAGATTATTGATGATGAGCAGCTCAGAAACAGCAATGACAATGAAGACGGGTACTTGGAAGATCAGGAAAATGGACCTGATGAGGGTGTGAGATCCATAGAGTTCGAGGCTGCTGAAGGACAAGAAGACATTATAGATGATGAGCAGCTCAGAAACAGCAATGATCATGAAGACGGGTGCTTGGAAGATCAGTATAATGAACCTGATCAAGGTATGCAGCAGCTTGGACACAGCAATGACAGTGGAGGCTCAGTTGAGGCGGTTGCTTCCGAGAAAACCGTCTCAAGTCCAATAAAAGCAGTTCTAGATTTTCAAGGTAGGTAGTATTTTCTCATCTCATACTGGTCATAGGAATTTCATACGTATTACATTGTGATGCTCTGTTGAAACATAGTAGTATTTTCCCTTTAAGCAAGAGCGACTGTTATGCTCTTCATAATGATTAAACTTTGCAGTTAAGTAATCGAATCTATCCTTTCCTTTTCTCCAATTTGCTTTTGAACTATTGTCATTGACATCTCTTTTAGTTGCAGAAACTGCTGTTGTTGGTGATGACATCGCATTAGAGGACAGTGATGAAGAGAAGCAAGGTAGTTATGATGCTTACTTACCTTCTTGTTCTCTTTAATTTGCTCATTTCTATACCTTCTGTTGCAACAGGTGAAGAACTTAAAGTTTTGTTTGCCACTCCTTGTGATGTTTCACattctaaagaagaatcaaaagcTTCTTTGGAAGGTGATTCAAGgttgaaagaaaataaagttacTTTGGATAAAAAGGTCAACAATAGGGAATTTGATGAGAATCTCAACAGAAGGGGGCAAGGTTAGCTTCAGAATGCTTCTTTTTACATGTGTCATTTGTGTAATTTATTGCTGTAATTCACTTTTAATTCCCGCATTTTGCTATGTGATTTTATGCAGCTTCTTCCGTCAGTGGTAATGATAACTCAAGTCTTCAAAGTTCTGTCCATTGTGATGAACATGGCCAAGGTTAGTCCTGGACTTCTTCTTCCCTAAAGATTATATGTTACTTACAGCTTGATTTTACTATATGTTACAGgagaaattttgaaaagtttgttTGCCACACCATTTGGTGGTGGAAGCAACAAGGTAGAAATAGCAACTTCTATCGAGTTGAATGAGACAAGCAGTCAATACACGCACAGTGGCCATGCAAATGAGAACAGTTAGTTTTTCTTCCTTAATATGATTTCCAAGCCATTTTATTACTTGATTTATGTTCTTTTATGAAGCCCTATTTTGAAATTTAGGTTGTTGAGAACAAGCCAGTTAATGTCATTGCCAATTTGCCTGCAGTTCTTTTTAAATCATCATTCACCATATTCATTAATCACTTTGTAAGTATCTTTTGACATGCAGCTTTTCCCTCTGCAGGCAATGGCTTGACACAATCTGTAACTCCTTTAAAAGACACATCTAATGACGAAGAAGGTATTTCTAAACTCATTTCCTGGTTATGTAAAATTTCATAAAGCATGTCTAACTCATTAACTTGATGCAGCCGGAGAAGAGCTAAAACGTTTGTGTGCTACGCCTTTATTTGTTTCACGATCCATTGGAGGCGAATCTTACCATTTTCAAAGCCAATTGAGTGGAGAAGCAATGACCATGGAAGAAGGACTCGGCTCCAGTGGAAAAAGAAATCCAAGTGTACCTGTCGGTGGATTGATTGAGGACGAGCAAGGTTGGTTCTGAAATCCCTTTCTTTTGATATGATCTTTTGGAAAAACCAGTTTCTGTTTGCCCTCTGGATTTTCTTGGTTGTTCTTCACTTTCTTTTTTGTTCTCTTTGGTTTCTAACATTTGCTTAGAGATGTCCATTGTAACAGGGGAACACCTAAAGAATCTATCTGCCTCACCAATCTCTGTGAAAAGCACTAATGAAGAGACTACTTCTACCAAAGGAAAGTATAGTCAGAGTCATGAAATGGAAACTTTTTGTAGCAGTGGATTAGAAAGAAATGTCGGTGAATGTGAAGATGGACTTGCTGGAGTCGACCAAGGTAGTAAATTATCCCCATTAACCATAATGTATTTAATTGCAGTTTGTGTTTGTGTTAGCTTCTTGTACTAACACCGAAGGCTTATTTTTCTTATAGCTCGTGAAATCTCACATATTGCTGCTTTCAACTATGATGATGGAAGTGAACAAGGTTAGTTCCGAAGTATCTCTCCTCCTATCATCTTCTGTTTGCTGCTTGATTGTGCATATTTAATAGCTTGAATTCCTGATGCACAGAAGATCAACTGAAAATGCCGTTTGCTTCACTCATCAATACCCAGACTCTGAATCAAATGGATGGAACATCAAGAAAGACAGAAGAGCTTTCTACTCAAGGGCTCTCCCATAACACAGGTTTAGCAGTTGCAAATCCAAGTGCTGTGGATCTGTCAGAGTCTGACAGCATACATTCTAAACAATCGGAAGACAATATTACAGAGTCTGAGTGCATTAAAGGATCCAGTTCTCTTGAAGAAGAGAACAACGAAGGTCAGGGTAATATGCTGTCTGCAACATCAGCTAAAAGCATGACTCCATTACGGAAAGATGAGCTTTCATCTCAAGAACCTAAGACAGCAGATGTTGCAATGTCGGGAGAAATGGTTAGAGACCAAGGGATGAATACAAGACCTGAGAGCAGGTTTCAGGAAATGGTTGACATAGAGGAACACGGAACTGATGAAATAGTGGCTGACAGGGATTTGTTGCTAAGAGATACCTCTAAAGCTCTGGAAGAAGACGTTGATGTTGAAATTGCAAACCAAAGCACTTTTGCTGTTATTTCAGAGCCTATATTCAACGATGCTGATTTTTCTGAAGAGCAAATGCTGGAGATTAATAAGAGTAGTCCTGAGTCCAGCAAACCATCTGATGATGTCTACAATGAAGAGAATACTGAAGATCACTTGAAACTGCTGTTTGCTACACCAATCAAAGGAACAAGTCCGTCCAGATTGAGTGAAGCTTCTACTTGTCAACTGAAGACAGCAATGATTACAATTGCTTCTGAAATGGTTGGTAGGGAGCCTAAGTGCAAAGGGTTTGAATTTTCTGGAGAGCCAGTAACTGTGGAGATCATTGATGGAAGCTGTGAGAGTAGAAAAGGATCTCGCTTACTCAAGGAGAATGAAGAACAGGTCAAACGAGGGGCTTTGTTTGCTACACCATCCAAAAGCGCAAGTCCGCTTCAATTGGAGGAAAGTTTTGGTTGCCTATTGGATACAACAGAATTAGCTCTCTCGACTAAAGGCATTGATAGCAAGGCTAGGAACAAAAGTCTAGGCTGTCCTTTAAGAACCATGGAAGCAAAAGAAAGTTGTGAGCCTTCTAAAGACAGTGAAGCATTGGAGCACATTGAAAGTTCTCTTCAGGAGCCCGAAATTGAGGAAGCAGTGGCTGGCAAGGATTTGTTGCTAATAGATACCTCTGAATATCCGGAAGAGAATATTTATGTTGAAATTGCAAACAAAAACACTTCAGCTGTTATTTCAGAGCCTGCATGCGACGATCTTGAATTTTCTGAACAGCAAATGGTGCTGGAGACCCATAAGAGCAGTCCTGAGTCAATCAAACAGTCTGACGCTGTCAATGAAGAGAATAGTGAAGATCACTTGAAACTGCTGTTTGCCACACCAAACAAAGGAACAAGTCCTTCCGGTCCCGAGTCCTTCAAACCATATGATGCCATCAATGAAGAGAATAGTGATGATCACTTGAAACTGCTGTTTGCTACCCCAATCAAAGGAACAAGTCCTTCCAAATTGGATGAACATTTTACTTGTCAATTGAAGACAGCAA is a genomic window of Nicotiana tabacum cultivar K326 chromosome 16, ASM71507v2, whole genome shotgun sequence containing:
- the LOC107832317 gene encoding uncharacterized protein LOC107832317 isoform X4, giving the protein MDFDNMKRKELQALCKKHGIPANLTNLEMANKLSSIIKVNDEKPLTQGRSCLKVFDEAVNDRESDVVNRTLKKVKFSPENEIFEFTKLVEVKSRGRRKSMLHNNSVSVRSDGVKIGILDSPVRVTRSRGMNLEDGVSEKKGRTRRTKDNVLLVNESEDEVGMTKRRSLRNKEVVSAQERREENEGVNEGLRTSRRVKGEINANKSAEELDKRTSEKEIDRAEKRDKKVTFASDDQIMECMKAETKAKEMKRGGRRKSIAHTQTSHVQNEVDAKVRDEVLEKPAERITRSQNLKSVEDYVSNKRNQTRGNEVTERNVKLLCTEFVESSVEAANNEVKVTTRRSQQNKVVEEASQTALKRSKRQATKTEGARFTVEAANDEVKATTRRSQQNRVVEEAPQMALTRSKRLHNKVEGARLTDDISKDKMVTRDRTRNQSNLVVEASTSEVVPQLDEQVEVPLRRSDRRKSVFPLEKLRSDEAVAVKEKRNLNVKDDEMENKGKKDEPLRALKRSKRLATQVEDSVLAKDDIAENKVVDRGMTARNQSNLKRNVSSVETRCKTDRPTDSQGTVEVGITLEEPGEAPVKRSNRRKSVVSSLEKLRTDEVAAAKDKRNLDANDDNVRVKSTKDEPQKALKRSKGLAQQVEDSVPAKDDIAENKVEERRRSGRSAAKAHVDTKILDGSVQEEIAVVKEERRRSERSASKAYVDTKILDSSVQEEVAVVKEEKRRSERSAAKDSLVTKILDSSVQEEIAVVKEERRRSERSAAKANVVTETLDSSAQKEKPVVKEERRCSGRTAASLTLVTVSDEKKESGENKLTKRNCTPVPEKRSTKNKFALLDLDSLKQSTSRAKTNVEAAAVDEKTITAGKKQQGQQKRSNLEVEAPTSEDMEIVRESDSKECDISGSEGATSFLKSGLNELEAVKNDVNMVFAGSKDEAVADSNTLAENLKEKGPLVDANASPSENNSTFKCPPFSDPFSSNARPDEKVVDELLQSDHEAPPSKGLCPSSVLADDAIPKDITSDKQEHGAIAADDAEEFDTELSNEVIDNSSLHHSDNMEENLESGLKEQSETGCIVDEGVTYGEQEPASNLADDAVPNDSTLDKKEHGAIAADNADEFGTGLSNEVLDNYSLNQSDNMEDNLESGFKKQSETGFIVTEGIASGEQELTVTNYAREFDAGLSSNVSLASVGAFNLSNEMEVKNSESGPPMEKAETGFIAKCDGDAPTFTTQGELHAEGFAKLEEATKEFLPISQPDNDAAGLSSAVTFEKSCDHGKQSTFRPRNSLDCGIQTSSELAKYNEGEYLDDQENELDEGVRSIEFEATEGQEEIIDDEQLRNSNDNEDGYLEDQENGPDEGARSIEFEATEGQEEIIDDEQLRNSNDNEDGYLEDQENGPDEGVRSIEFEAAEGQEDIIDDEQLRNSNDHEDGCLEDQYNEPDQGMQQLGHSNDSGGSVEAVASEKTVSSPIKAVLDFQETAVVGDDIALEDSDEEKQGEELKVLFATPCDVSHSKEESKASLEGDSRLKENKVTLDKKVNNREFDENLNRRGQASSVSGNDNSSLQSSVHCDEHGQGEILKSLFATPFGGGSNKVEIATSIELNETSSQYTHSGHANENTFPSAGNGLTQSVTPLKDTSNDEEAGEELKRLCATPLFVSRSIGGESYHFQSQLSGEAMTMEEGLGSSGKRNPSVPVGGLIEDEQEMSIVTGEHLKNLSASPISVKSTNEETTSTKGKYSQSHEMETFCSSGLERNVGECEDGLAGVDQAREISHIAAFNYDDGSEQEDQLKMPFASLINTQTLNQMDGTSRKTEELSTQGLSHNTGLAVANPSAVDLSESDSIHSKQSEDNITESECIKGSSSLEEENNEGQGNMLSATSAKSMTPLRKDELSSQEPKTADVAMSGEMVRDQGMNTRPESRFQEMVDIEEHGTDEIVADRDLLLRDTSKALEEDVDVEIANQSTFAVISEPIFNDADFSEEQMLEINKSSPESSKPSDDVYNEENTEDHLKLLFATPIKGTSPSRLSEASTCQLKTAMITIASEMVGREPKCKGFEFSGEPVTVEIIDGSCESRKGSRLLKENEEQVKRGALFATPSKSASPLQLEESFGCLLDTTELALSTKGIDSKARNKSLGCPLRTMEAKESCEPSKDSEALEHIESSLQEPEIEEAVAGKDLLLIDTSEYPEENIYVEIANKNTSAVISEPACDDLEFSEQQMVLETHKSSPESIKQSDAVNEENSEDHLKLLFATPNKGTSPSGPESFKPYDAINEENSDDHLKLLFATPIKGTSPSKLDEHFTCQLKTAMIATASEMVGKEPRRKGPEFSGEPLTVEIVTGGSSSTKGSCLFKENEEQFKGGPLIATPSKGTSPLQLEESPCCEEDIFKDMDGGKFLSSQEQSFAQYEDRQLLNEMIDDTGEATLNWFQTNDGSVLRETELETQKENDSVPQFELLHEKGEVTEEDALAEGQAHDRQMTSQESPEDEAAKGGSVSDAVCQQPNMLLSDIETENIPQESLRKTDGTSISAESGILDFDAESTTLRSQEKVIITLEETRGDEEQNLEVRNTSNAFQYNTPNNDEDANEISIVWPADKQFHFPEHNVIENVASTRELTASTNECQYDFKEVDLAVQRDRLTVFESNESTSMNVKDSVLTTQMDLPGILCEEALSESDQGKSCEANQQDEFSFDKKEHETTESVVSPSYKSRANISFIEEGFAGEDTLMSEKKIPWLKRKNHLPQQV